In Providencia sneebia DSM 19967, one DNA window encodes the following:
- the greB gene encoding transcription elongation factor GreB: MNKSLLITREGWDALDKELKYLWKEERPRVTQSVSEAAAQGDRSENAEYIYGKKRLREIDRRIRFLSKRLDQLRIIEPDPRQEGRVFFGAWVKLEDDNENIRIFRLVGADEFDPAKNWISIDSPVARALIGKQVDDEVAVNTPGGVVNYCILEIDYKRINI, from the coding sequence ATGAATAAAAGTCTTTTAATTACGCGCGAAGGCTGGGATGCATTAGATAAAGAACTAAAATATCTTTGGAAAGAAGAGCGCCCTCGGGTGACTCAATCTGTATCCGAGGCAGCAGCGCAAGGCGATCGTTCAGAAAATGCTGAATATATTTATGGTAAAAAACGGTTGAGGGAAATTGATCGCCGTATTCGTTTTTTATCTAAAAGATTAGATCAGCTAAGAATAATTGAACCCGATCCGCGCCAAGAAGGTCGCGTTTTTTTTGGCGCTTGGGTTAAGTTGGAAGATGATAATGAAAATATCAGAATATTCCGACTCGTCGGCGCAGATGAATTTGATCCGGCTAAAAATTGGATTTCAATTGATTCACCGGTTGCTCGGGCATTGATAGGTAAACAAGTTGATGATGAGGTAGCCGTTAATACGCCAGGTGGAGTCGTTAATTATTGTATCTTAGAGATAGATTACAAACGAATAAACATTTAG
- the ompR gene encoding two-component system response regulator OmpR — MQESYKVLVVDDDMRLRALLERYLTEQGFQVRSAANAEQMDRILTRESIHLIVLDLMLPGEDGLSICRRLRSQNNPIPIIMVTAKGEEVDRIVGLEIGADDYIPKPFNPRELLARIRAVLRRQANELPGAPSQDDAVITFGKFKLNLGTREMFQGEENMPLTSGEFAVLKVLVSHPREPLSRDKLMSLARGREYSAMERSIDVQISRLRRMVEEDPAHPRYIQTVWGLGYVFVPDGSKA; from the coding sequence ATGCAAGAAAGTTATAAGGTTCTTGTCGTCGATGATGATATGCGCTTGCGTGCTTTATTAGAACGCTACCTCACAGAGCAAGGATTTCAGGTACGTAGTGCTGCTAATGCTGAGCAAATGGATAGAATTCTAACACGTGAATCAATTCATTTGATCGTTTTAGATTTGATGTTACCAGGTGAAGATGGTTTGTCGATTTGCCGTCGTTTACGCAGCCAAAATAATCCGATTCCAATTATTATGGTCACGGCGAAAGGCGAAGAGGTTGATCGTATTGTTGGTTTAGAAATTGGTGCTGATGATTATATTCCTAAGCCATTTAATCCGCGTGAATTACTGGCGCGTATTCGTGCAGTATTGCGTCGTCAAGCAAATGAATTGCCTGGTGCTCCTTCTCAGGATGACGCGGTTATCACATTTGGTAAATTTAAACTTAATCTTGGTACGCGAGAAATGTTCCAAGGTGAAGAAAATATGCCTTTAACCAGTGGTGAATTTGCTGTACTGAAGGTGTTAGTTTCACACCCAAGAGAGCCATTATCTCGTGATAAGCTGATGAGCTTAGCAAGAGGTCGTGAATACAGCGCGATGGAACGTTCGATTGACGTACAAATTTCGCGTTTGCGCCGCATGGTTGAAGAAGATCCCGCTCATCCTCGCTATATCCAGACAGTTTGGGGATTGGGCTATGTATTTGTGCCGGATGGTAGCAAAGCATGA
- the envZ gene encoding two-component system sensor histidine kinase EnvZ — translation MKRLRFSRRSSFSRSLFLFVALLFASLVTSYMVVLNFVVMPSLQQFNKVLAYEVRTLMTENMVLQDGTTVRVSPALRKKIYNELGITFYAQSAAMKEGLNWAKEYDFLSENMSEYIGGEAQVRLELGRDYPILWLTSYLAPDIWVRVPLTEIGQNQFSLVFRYTLGIFLAIFAGVWLYIRYQNKPLLELEYHASQVEKGVILPAMQEKGATEVRAAIRSFNHMAAGIKTLENDRTILMAGVSHDLRTPLTRIRLATEMMGPEDGYLAESINKDIEECDAIIGQFMDYLKTGQEMNMEFCDLNAILTEVVTAETNVAGEIETDFEPSNMIVNANSLAIKRAITNMIVNAYRYGNGWIKVSSGKSEESVWFQVEDDGAGIKEEDIQRLFQPFVQGEKARSNTGTGLGLAIIRRIVDAHEGSIEIHKSERGGFAIRALLPLKEKEE, via the coding sequence ATGAAGCGACTGAGGTTCTCTCGCCGTAGTTCGTTTTCTCGCTCGTTGTTTTTGTTCGTTGCGTTACTTTTTGCCAGCTTAGTCACCAGTTATATGGTGGTTTTGAACTTTGTGGTTATGCCAAGTTTGCAGCAATTTAACAAAGTACTGGCTTATGAAGTCCGAACATTAATGACAGAGAATATGGTGCTGCAAGATGGAACCACAGTGCGTGTTTCACCTGCTTTACGAAAAAAGATATATAACGAGTTAGGGATTACTTTTTATGCTCAATCAGCCGCAATGAAAGAAGGGCTAAATTGGGCAAAAGAGTATGATTTTCTCAGTGAAAATATGTCGGAATATATTGGTGGTGAAGCTCAAGTCCGTCTTGAACTTGGGCGAGATTATCCAATTTTATGGTTAACTTCTTATCTAGCCCCCGATATTTGGGTGCGAGTTCCTCTGACTGAAATCGGTCAAAACCAATTTTCATTAGTTTTTCGCTACACGTTAGGCATTTTTCTCGCCATTTTTGCCGGTGTTTGGCTTTATATTCGTTATCAAAATAAGCCGTTACTTGAACTTGAGTATCATGCCAGTCAGGTTGAGAAAGGGGTGATATTACCTGCAATGCAAGAAAAAGGCGCCACAGAAGTTAGAGCCGCAATTCGCTCTTTTAACCATATGGCCGCGGGAATTAAAACGCTCGAAAATGACCGAACTATTTTGATGGCAGGGGTAAGTCATGACTTACGCACTCCATTGACACGGATCCGTTTGGCAACGGAAATGATGGGGCCAGAAGATGGCTATCTTGCTGAATCTATCAATAAAGATATCGAAGAGTGCGACGCCATTATTGGTCAATTTATGGACTACCTAAAAACAGGTCAAGAGATGAACATGGAGTTCTGCGACCTAAATGCCATCTTGACTGAAGTTGTGACAGCAGAAACTAATGTTGCCGGTGAGATAGAAACGGATTTCGAGCCAAGCAATATGATTGTGAATGCGAACTCTTTAGCCATCAAACGCGCTATCACCAATATGATTGTGAATGCCTATCGTTATGGTAATGGCTGGATAAAAGTCAGTAGTGGTAAAAGTGAGGAATCAGTTTGGTTCCAAGTCGAAGATGATGGTGCAGGTATCAAGGAAGAAGATATTCAACGGCTATTCCAACCTTTTGTACAAGGTGAAAAAGCGCGAAGCAATACAGGTACTGGCCTTGGTTTAGCGATTATCCGACGGATTGTAGATGCTCACGAAGGTAGCATTGAAATCCATAAAAGCGAACGTGGCGGCTTTGCCATACGCGCACTCCTACCACTAAAAGAAAAAGAAGAATAA
- the pstS gene encoding phosphate ABC transporter substrate-binding protein PstS, translated as MKMMRTTLASVMAATLSMTAMSSFAATSLTGAGATFPAPVYAKWADSYQKETGNKVNYQGIGSSGGVKQINAKTVDFGASDAPLADEKLNADGLFQFPTVIGGVVLAVNVKGIESGQLTLDGTTLGDIYLGKITKWNDPAIAKLNPDVSLPDQAIAVVRRSDGSGTTFVFTSYLAKVSSSWKNDIGTGSTVNWPKNSLGGKGNDGVAAFVQRLPGSIGYVEYAYAKQNNLAYTKLISADGKAVSPTGESFSAAAKKVDWSKSFAQDLTNRDGENAWPITSTTFILVHKKQENAEKGKAVLDFFNWAYEKGGQQAEALDYAILPEEVVTAVRAAWKTEVKDSQGKPLF; from the coding sequence ATGAAAATGATGCGTACAACCTTAGCTAGCGTAATGGCAGCAACTCTTTCAATGACTGCGATGTCCTCTTTTGCTGCCACAAGCTTAACAGGTGCTGGAGCAACATTTCCTGCGCCTGTTTATGCTAAGTGGGCGGACTCTTATCAGAAAGAAACAGGTAACAAAGTAAACTATCAGGGAATTGGTTCTTCTGGTGGTGTTAAGCAAATTAATGCAAAAACTGTTGATTTTGGTGCGTCAGATGCGCCATTAGCAGATGAAAAATTAAATGCAGACGGCCTATTTCAATTTCCAACGGTTATCGGTGGTGTTGTTCTCGCTGTTAATGTAAAAGGCATTGAATCAGGTCAGCTGACTTTGGATGGAACAACATTAGGTGATATCTATCTGGGTAAAATCACTAAATGGAATGATCCTGCAATTGCTAAATTAAACCCAGATGTTAGTTTGCCAGATCAAGCTATCGCGGTTGTAAGACGTTCTGATGGTTCAGGTACAACTTTCGTCTTTACTAGCTACCTTGCTAAAGTTAGTTCAAGTTGGAAAAACGATATCGGTACGGGTTCAACAGTTAACTGGCCGAAAAATAGCTTAGGTGGTAAAGGTAACGATGGCGTTGCAGCCTTTGTTCAACGTTTACCTGGCTCTATCGGTTATGTTGAATACGCTTATGCAAAACAGAATAATCTTGCTTATACTAAGCTAATTTCTGCTGATGGAAAGGCGGTTTCTCCAACAGGTGAAAGCTTCAGTGCAGCAGCCAAGAAAGTAGATTGGTCTAAATCATTCGCTCAAGATTTGACTAACCGTGATGGCGAAAATGCATGGCCAATTACTTCTACAACATTCATTTTGGTTCATAAGAAGCAAGAGAATGCCGAGAAAGGTAAAGCAGTACTCGATTTCTTCAACTGGGCTTACGAGAAAGGCGGTCAACAAGCAGAAGCTTTGGATTACGCAATTCTGCCTGAAGAAGTTGTGACAGCTGTTCGTGCAGCATGGAAAACAGAAGTGAAAGATAGCCAAGGTAAACCACTATTCTAA
- the pstC gene encoding phosphate ABC transporter permease PstC, whose protein sequence is MAEKTTAFKAPSKSGDVIFGALVKIAALITLLMLGGIIISLIFASWPSMQKFGFSFLWTKEWDAPAEEFGALVPIYGTIVTSIIALIIAVPVSFGIALFLTELAPNWLKRPLGIAIELLAAIPSIVYGMWGLFVFAPLFAEYFQEPVGNVMSSIPIVGELFSGPAFGIGILAAGIILAIMIIPYIASVMRDVFEQTPVMMKESAYGIGCTTWEVIWNIVLPYTRNGVIGGVMLGLGRALGETMAVTFVIGNTYQLDSISLFMPGNSITSALANEFAEAESGLHTAALMELGLILFVITFIVLAISKLMVMRLAKSEGR, encoded by the coding sequence ATGGCCGAAAAAACAACGGCATTTAAAGCACCGAGCAAATCAGGCGATGTGATATTTGGGGCGCTCGTGAAAATCGCCGCGCTAATTACATTGTTAATGCTAGGCGGCATTATTATTTCTCTTATTTTTGCATCGTGGCCGAGCATGCAAAAATTTGGGTTTTCGTTTTTGTGGACTAAAGAGTGGGATGCACCAGCGGAAGAATTCGGTGCTTTAGTACCTATTTATGGCACCATTGTTACCTCAATTATTGCACTTATTATTGCAGTGCCGGTAAGTTTTGGTATTGCACTTTTCCTAACTGAATTAGCACCTAATTGGCTAAAACGCCCATTAGGTATTGCCATTGAGTTACTCGCCGCTATTCCAAGTATTGTTTATGGTATGTGGGGGCTTTTTGTCTTTGCACCATTATTTGCTGAATACTTCCAAGAACCTGTCGGCAATGTGATGTCGAGTATTCCTATTGTTGGAGAGCTATTCTCTGGCCCTGCCTTTGGGATAGGTATTCTTGCTGCGGGTATTATTCTTGCCATTATGATCATCCCTTATATCGCTTCTGTAATGCGTGATGTGTTTGAACAAACGCCTGTGATGATGAAAGAGTCCGCATATGGTATTGGTTGTACCACATGGGAAGTGATTTGGAACATCGTATTGCCTTATACCCGCAATGGGGTCATTGGTGGTGTGATGTTAGGGCTAGGACGCGCGCTGGGTGAAACAATGGCAGTGACTTTCGTGATTGGTAATACATATCAACTTGATAGCATCTCATTATTTATGCCGGGTAATAGTATTACTTCTGCACTCGCGAATGAATTTGCGGAAGCAGAAAGTGGCTTACATACTGCCGCACTCATGGAGCTTGGATTGATTCTGTTTGTTATCACTTTCATTGTTCTCGCAATATCTAAGTTGATGGTGATGCGTTTAGCGAAGAGTGAGGGACGTTAA
- the pstA gene encoding phosphate ABC transporter permease PstA, whose protein sequence is MSTSQPVITSEKERIRRQTWRRQVNRMALFISMLTMVFGLFWLVWILFSTVTKGIDGMSLNLFTEMTPPPNTEGGGLANAIVGSGLLILWATVIGTPLGILAGIYLAEYGRKSWLASVTRFINDILLSAPSIVVGLFVYTIVVAQVQHFSGWAGVIALALLQIPIVIRTTENMLKLVPDSLREAAYALGTPKWKMILSITLKASVSGIITGILLAIARIAGETAPLLFTSLSNQFWSTDMSEPIANLPVTIFKFAMSPFSEWQQLAWAGVLLITLCVLLINIIARVVFAQKKH, encoded by the coding sequence ATGTCTACATCTCAGCCAGTTATTACCAGTGAGAAAGAGCGTATTCGTCGTCAAACATGGCGTCGTCAAGTTAACCGCATGGCACTGTTTATTTCCATGCTAACGATGGTGTTTGGTTTATTTTGGTTGGTTTGGATCCTGTTCTCTACAGTCACGAAAGGCATTGATGGAATGTCTCTGAATCTATTTACAGAGATGACGCCTCCGCCTAATACTGAAGGTGGCGGTTTAGCCAATGCAATTGTGGGAAGTGGATTATTAATCTTATGGGCAACCGTAATAGGAACGCCACTTGGTATTCTAGCGGGGATCTATTTAGCTGAATATGGACGTAAATCTTGGTTAGCCTCTGTAACACGTTTTATTAATGACATCTTATTGTCTGCTCCTTCCATTGTTGTTGGATTATTTGTGTATACCATTGTGGTTGCTCAGGTACAGCACTTCTCTGGTTGGGCGGGTGTTATCGCGTTAGCATTATTGCAAATTCCTATTGTTATCCGCACAACAGAAAATATGTTAAAGCTGGTGCCAGATAGCTTACGCGAAGCGGCTTACGCGCTAGGAACACCAAAATGGAAGATGATTTTATCTATTACACTTAAAGCATCTGTATCTGGAATTATTACAGGTATCTTGTTGGCAATTGCGCGTATAGCGGGCGAAACCGCACCATTACTGTTCACATCATTGTCGAATCAGTTCTGGAGCACAGATATGAGTGAGCCAATTGCTAACTTACCTGTCACTATCTTTAAGTTTGCGATGAGTCCGTTCTCTGAATGGCAACAACTAGCATGGGCAGGGGTTCTCTTAATTACCTTATGTGTCCTGTTAATCAATATTATCGCCCGAGTTGTGTTTGCTCAGAAAAAACACTAA
- the pstB gene encoding phosphate ABC transporter ATP-binding protein PstB: MNNANQIANSKIQVRDLNFYYGKFHALKNISLDIEKNKVTAFIGPSGCGKSTLLRTFNKMYELYGEQRAEGEILLDGQNILTDKQDIALLRAKVGMVFQKPTPFPMSIYDNIAFGVRLFEKLSRVDMDERVQWALTKAALWNETKDKLHQSGYSLSGGQQQRLCIARGIAIRPDVLLLDEPCSALDPISTGRIEELISELKSEYTVVIVTHNMQQAARCSDHTAFMYLGELIEFNETDRMFTTPAMKQTEDYITGRYG, from the coding sequence ATGAACAATGCAAATCAGATTGCAAACAGTAAAATTCAAGTACGTGACCTTAACTTTTATTACGGAAAATTCCATGCATTAAAAAATATCTCATTGGATATTGAAAAAAATAAAGTCACAGCATTTATCGGTCCGTCAGGCTGCGGAAAATCAACGTTATTACGTACATTTAATAAAATGTACGAGCTTTATGGCGAGCAGCGCGCGGAAGGAGAAATTTTACTCGATGGCCAAAATATCCTAACAGATAAACAGGATATTGCGTTATTGAGAGCTAAGGTGGGTATGGTGTTCCAAAAACCTACACCATTCCCAATGTCTATTTATGACAATATTGCATTCGGTGTCCGTTTATTTGAAAAGCTTTCTCGTGTTGATATGGACGAGCGTGTGCAGTGGGCTTTGACAAAAGCGGCATTATGGAATGAAACCAAGGATAAGCTGCATCAAAGTGGTTACAGTCTATCTGGGGGGCAGCAACAGCGCTTATGTATTGCTCGTGGTATTGCTATTCGTCCGGATGTTTTACTGCTTGATGAACCTTGTTCTGCACTTGACCCTATTTCTACAGGTCGTATTGAAGAGCTTATCAGTGAATTAAAATCAGAATATACCGTGGTGATTGTTACCCATAATATGCAGCAGGCAGCTCGCTGTTCTGACCACACTGCGTTTATGTATTTAGGTGAACTGATTGAATTTAATGAAACAGACAGAATGTTCACCACGCCAGCGATGAAACAAACTGAAGATTATATTACTGGTCGTTACGGTTGA
- the phoU gene encoding phosphate signaling complex protein PhoU, with amino-acid sequence MDTLNHNKHISGQFNAELEHIHTELMTMGGLVEEQLTKAITAMHNQDEALAREVIENDHKVNMMEVSIDEECVKIIAKRQPTASDLRLIMAISKTIAELERIGDVADKICQTALEKFSQQHQPLLVSLESLGRHTVQMLHDVLDAFARMDLEEAIRIYREDEKVDQEYEGIVRQLMTYMMEDPRTIPSVLTALFCARSIERIGDRCQNICEFIFYYVKGQDFRHVGGDQLEKILTKKESEE; translated from the coding sequence ATGGATACGCTGAATCACAATAAACATATTTCTGGACAGTTCAATGCTGAATTGGAACATATCCATACGGAGTTGATGACAATGGGTGGGCTGGTTGAAGAGCAGCTTACTAAGGCCATCACTGCCATGCACAATCAGGATGAGGCACTTGCACGCGAAGTTATTGAAAACGACCATAAAGTTAATATGATGGAAGTTTCTATTGATGAAGAGTGTGTGAAAATCATTGCTAAGCGCCAGCCCACTGCGAGTGATTTACGTTTAATTATGGCAATTTCTAAAACCATTGCTGAACTTGAACGTATTGGTGATGTGGCGGATAAAATTTGCCAAACGGCATTAGAAAAATTCTCTCAGCAACACCAACCATTATTGGTGAGTCTAGAATCATTAGGGCGCCATACTGTACAAATGCTGCATGATGTTTTGGATGCATTTGCGCGAATGGATTTAGAAGAAGCGATTCGTATCTATCGTGAAGATGAGAAAGTTGACCAAGAGTATGAAGGCATTGTACGTCAACTGATGACTTATATGATGGAAGACCCAAGAACGATCCCGAGTGTGTTAACGGCACTATTTTGCGCTCGTTCGATTGAGCGAATTGGTGATCGTTGCCAGAACATTTGTGAATTTATTTTCTACTATGTCAAAGGTCAAGATTTCCGCCATGTTGGAGGTGACCAGCTAGAGAAAATACTCACGAAAAAAGAGAGCGAAGAATAA
- a CDS encoding TonB family protein produces the protein MSYLLIPQKQLQQLSRGLILSLVLHIAVVGFLLYRATTAAQNMFHEQVSPQFSIQLAPAIPIESATPSEPEIVEESQYILPEVISENANVILHSQQAPPKKISKEKTQKPPTKIAKVIKKPAKADPLPLENSEQVTEQSQQGQPGNAQAASVDSGPKGDTSEIMAGKNVNGENQIYLAKVRAEIERNKKYPRQARQRRVSGRVGVEIIIDNQGNIIDAQVVKSSGNTSLDNSALTAARQARSSGPPPKTFAKVIKMQIEFRLMKS, from the coding sequence ATGAGTTATTTGTTGATACCGCAAAAACAGCTTCAACAATTGAGTCGTGGGCTTATCCTTTCACTGGTATTGCACATTGCTGTAGTGGGCTTTTTATTATATCGCGCCACTACAGCAGCTCAAAATATGTTCCATGAGCAAGTGTCACCCCAATTTTCGATACAACTTGCTCCTGCAATACCAATTGAAAGTGCGACACCTTCAGAGCCTGAAATTGTTGAAGAGTCACAGTATATTTTGCCTGAAGTGATCTCGGAAAATGCAAATGTGATATTACATTCACAACAAGCGCCACCTAAGAAAATCAGTAAGGAAAAAACCCAAAAACCCCCGACTAAAATAGCTAAAGTAATAAAGAAACCTGCTAAAGCTGATCCGCTACCATTAGAAAATAGTGAACAAGTGACGGAACAATCACAACAAGGACAGCCAGGCAATGCACAAGCTGCTTCAGTGGATAGTGGGCCTAAAGGTGATACTTCCGAAATTATGGCAGGTAAAAATGTAAATGGAGAAAATCAAATCTATTTAGCCAAAGTACGTGCCGAAATTGAACGAAACAAAAAATACCCCCGTCAAGCTCGACAACGAAGAGTTTCAGGCCGTGTTGGTGTTGAAATTATCATTGATAACCAAGGAAATATTATTGATGCGCAAGTTGTTAAAAGTTCTGGAAATACATCATTAGATAACTCGGCACTAACCGCTGCACGACAAGCACGTTCATCAGGTCCACCACCAAAAACATTTGCGAAAGTCATAAAAATGCAAATAGAGTTCCGATTAATGAAAAGTTAA